The sequence TGCATCCCAAGGTTGAATAACTAACATTCTTGGTTCAGGTGCACTAATATTTGCAATTTGGTTTAATGGAGTTAGTGTTCCATAATATTCTATTGTAATTTTATCCAATAAACTAGGATTGGCTCGACCTGTTCTTATAGAAGCAAAATCATTTTTTAAATTTAAAATGGATTTTTTCATTTTCTTTTCTGCTTCAATTTTAATAGAATTTAACATATTAATCCTCCTTTACATAGGTACCTATATTTTCTCCTAATACTACTCTCTTTATATTATTAGGATCACTAAGGCCAAAAATAATAATTGGAATTTCATTATCCATACAAAGAGAAGTTGCAGTTGAATCCATTACTTTTAATCCTTTATTTAATACATCTATATAAGAAAGAAATTCAAATTTTTTAGCATTTGGATTTATTACAGGATCACTATCATATACTCCATCTACTTTTTTTGCTAGCAAAATAACCTCTGCTTCAATCTCAGCAGCTCTTAAAGCTGCAGTTGTATCGGTTGAAAAAAAAGGATTTCCAGTGCCTGCTGCAAATATAACAATTCTCCCCTTTTCAAGATGCCTTATTGCTTTTCTTCTAATATAGGGTTCTGCAATTTGACGCATCTCTATAGCTGTTTGTACCCTTACTTGAATATCATAATATTCTAAAGCATCTTGTAAAGCTAAAGCGTTAATCACAGTAGCCAACATCCCCATATGATCTGCTGTAGTTCTGTCCATCCCCTTTCCGCTTCTTCCTCTCCAAAT is a genomic window of Garciella nitratireducens DSM 15102 containing:
- the pyrH gene encoding UMP kinase, which gives rise to MQRPKYKRIILKLSGEALAGDKGFGIDTNTIASISQSIKEIQDLGVEVAIVVGGGNIWRGRSGKGMDRTTADHMGMLATVINALALQDALEYYDIQVRVQTAIEMRQIAEPYIRRKAIRHLEKGRIVIFAAGTGNPFFSTDTTAALRAAEIEAEVILLAKKVDGVYDSDPVINPNAKKFEFLSYIDVLNKGLKVMDSTATSLCMDNEIPIIIFGLSDPNNIKRVVLGENIGTYVKED